The DNA window GTtatcatagacatatatacgtGTATATGTCTATCTTTCATTCTGTAATACGGGCGTACTAGAAAGACGAACATAATAAGTATATACGTATAAGCAGCTCAGATTAATCTATCAGGGATCAGCCAGTCAGATGTCTCTATAAGAGATGAACAGCAGCTGAAggagctttatgaagaatatcAAGACAATCCTGCTCCATTAACAGAGCCAGAGAGATAAAATGACGACTCATTCTATCCTACTGATTGTGTAGTTGTTAATAAATGAACATGTATAGTTACTGTATCCCGAATCAGACACAGCAGTGATGCCGCACATTCCGATGTTTTCACGGTCATTCTGAATgcgatcgccaccaccagtgtaggtataattggtTTATACACATTTAACAATCTAGGTGTGAAATATCATtgatgtacatggagatttacatgtctaagtACAATACGGAAGTAACTCTggtgagagaaagcagtaagaacactCAGGCGgcgatcttaaaagtacatctgtatttttactggactgtattttattgtgaaggacagaagtatggtccgtgtgtgtgttgataacggtgatatttatttggcttatcCAAAAATCCAATTTCCCCTGAAATTACAGACTTTGGTAAACCCGAGACTAACGTAAAGGTTAGAACAAAATAAGGTTCGAAAGATTAGAcattagactttagtttcacatcatttaattaattggaagcatgaaatgataatttatcttagaagttaatgtgaaattttaatCGATTGATCTGAGCcgaacggtgtccgatttgggatacagttacgctaTATATCCTCTATAACTATAGATATAGAGGATATCACCAGCCGTATTATTGGATAGTGGATCAGCCAATCAGATGTCACAATAAGAGTTGAAAAGCAGCTGAAGGATCTTTATGAAGAAtataatgtgaaatgtaaaaaaaaagaatataatgtGACCtcacagaaacagacaaactgCTCCATTAACAGCCAGGAGTCATTCAATCCTACTGATTGTGTTATCTGTAATTGTTAACAAATGGACATGTGGATCAATTGATACAATCAGACTGGTTATATTATCAGTAGGCTGATAATAACAGCTGTATGTTCACAGTGATGCTGCAGAACTCACTACAATAAATTCACTGTAAATCAGTAACCCTGCcctgtattaattaattattagtgATTCTGTTACATCTGAACAGACTGAAAAGCAAGCAATAATAAACTgacacattaaataataatcagctgctcttgcatgttttctttctcAGGATGTCAGCTCCATCTACAAGCTTCAACtgcttataatatatataatataatataatgagacTCAAAATCAAAAACTCCATATGGAGACAACAAGCTAAACATTTAAGAAACTAAGTTGGAGATAAAGAAGTtaaatttaatgtgtttttttttaaattatattataataattaatatatatatattataataataattttttttgtctgaacaGCTcgaacaaaattacttaataaaggactaaaaaaaatgcacacttTTGTAAATAATACATGTTAAGCTTTCATATAAAGggttcactccaaaacaaaagttgcatgaattaaatAACAGATTGACTGAAATAGGTGTGTAAATTCATGCCTCGCCACATCATTAGAAAAAAGGTACAGAAGACAAACAGAAACGTGGCGGAACTGTCTTTGGGGATTTCGTTTCCGTCCGTCAGAAATAAAttgacacacagctaaagttagcttgTCTGTTATCCTGCCCCGGAGCAGGCTAGTTCAGTATCCGGTACCATGGTTGCTGAGCAGTATCAGTTACCACGGTTACCGAGCAGTatcagttaccatggttactgagtgGGGAGTCACATAAGCCACTTTAATGGAACACATCTTTCACTAAAATTAGTGAAACTTATCATGATATAACAAGGTTCTCCTGAATCCACCTGATGAAACATCCCTTTGGTCACCATGGTAACAGCCCTCTGGTCACCATGGTAACAGCCCTCTGGTCACCATGGTAACACCGGTTCTCACCTGGACCCGGTCTTATTGACATGATGCTGTTCGCTCCTACAGTCTGTTAACTTCCTGTCAGCATCAGGTTAGCATCCTGCGATgctaatttgtgtgtgtgtgtgtgtgtgtgtgtgtgtgtgtgtgtgtgtgtgtgtgtgtgtgtgcgtgtgtgtgtgtgtgtgtgttagctgagatactataataataataataataataacaataataatgatgagaataaaatatatatatttctataatgataacaatattattattattattattattattattattaataataataataatcatcattcTGACAAATTTGAtgaatttcatgttttaatcatCTGAATgaactcattttgtgttttcagtgcTCTGATATCgtggtgatgtcacggtgatgTCATGGTGATGTCGGCAGTAAAGCAGCGGTACCGTGACATCAGTCCGGTGACGCTGCAGGTGGTGGGCGGGGCTGTGAGCTCCAGCCTGTACTGCGGCGAAGTGGAGGGGGTGGCCGGCGGGCTGGTCGAGGCCTTCATGGTCGAGTTCTTCCGCTGTAAACTCTGCCAGTTCACCTGCGGCCTCAAGGACGCTATCAGCAGCCACCTGCAGCTCCGCCACCGCCCCCCCTCCCTCACGTACCTGGGGCCGGAGGGGcaagggggcggggccgtggACAGGGAGGAGGCGGGGCTTCAGCTGAAGCAGAGCGACGAGGACGAGGACTTCCTGCTCTACGACATGCTTGACAACATGAGCCCGCCCACCTGTGACATCAGCAGCGAGGTTGCACACACCTGTGAGGTGACACAcctggcacacacacagacacacacacagacacacacaaacacagggctTAGTGGAAAACATGGCGGCTGAATCAAGACGATATTTTACAGTCTGAAACTCGTCAGATAAACACTCTgattctatgtgtgtgtgtgtgtgtgtgtgtgtgtgtgtgtgtgtgtgtgtgtgtgtgtgtgtgtgtgtgtgtgtgtgtgtgtgtgtgtgtaggtcacCACTCTCTTTGAGTCCTCCATGTTCCCTCTGAAGGGGGGTTCTGTGGACCTGGTCTGTCCCCCCTCCACCTCGGAGCAGATGGCTCAGTCGGCCCACCTGATGACGTTGGGTTTGTGTCGGATCTCAGCAACGGGACCTGCGGCAGCGTCCGCCGGCCCACCACGCCTGATCCCCGCCTCCCCCCGCCCGCCGCGGGAGAGGTCGTCCTCCTCGTGTCCCCTGTGTCCTCTGACACTGCCGTCCCGGCGGCTGCTGGATGTCCATGTGCGGTCCCACCGGGCCGGCGGCGGCTTCGGctgcgtctgctgcagctggaCGGCGGGCAGCTGGGAGGAGCTGCAGCCACACTGGAGGAGACACCAgcgggaggagaggaagaagaggaagaagaagaagaaagccgTCTGTCTGAGGAGCGTCGCCTCGCCAGATCTTCACCACGGCGACGCCTCAGGTCTGAGtgccaccagcagcagctcgtCGTCATCAATCAGAGATCATGACCTTTGATTTGTTTCCTCAGACGGATGGAGCCGCCTGACTGGACGAGCAGGAGAGCAGGGGGCGGAGCTTACAGACAGGTCGACAAAGCTTCAATTTTGGAAATAAGAATATGAGAGTTTTAACAGTTTGAAAACAGACATTACCATCAGAGTTTCAGCTATGTTTCGGCCAGTCAGAAACAAGTATTTGTGACCAGCAGGTGTCAGACAGGCGCAGTGCCGAGCAtctcagagaagaagaagacaagcaggaggaagaaagaagaagagaacaaGAGCGAGGAGGCGGCGGCgttctgctgctctctgtgcCACAGGtaactacattacccacaatcccTCACTGCACAGCTGAGACAGGTGTGAGACAGGTGTGAGACAGGTGTGTGACATGTAAGAGACAGGTCTGAGACAGGTCTGAGAC is part of the Centropristis striata isolate RG_2023a ecotype Rhode Island chromosome 11, C.striata_1.0, whole genome shotgun sequence genome and encodes:
- the si:dkey-154p10.3 gene encoding zinc finger protein 64, which gives rise to MVMSAVKQRYRDISPVTLQVVGGAVSSSLYCGEVEGVAGGLVEAFMVEFFRCKLCQFTCGLKDAISSHLQLRHRPPSLTYLGPEGQGGGAVDREEAGLQLKQSDEDEDFLLYDMLDNMSPPTCDISSEVAHTCEVTTLFESSMFPLKGGSVDLVCPPSTSEQMAQSAHLMTLGLCRISATGPAAASAGPPRLIPASPRPPRERSSSSCPLCPLTLPSRRLLDVHVRSHRAGGGFGCVCCSWTAGSWEELQPHWRRHQREERKKRKKKKKAVCLRSVASPDLHHGDASDGWSRLTGRAGEQGAELTDRCQTGAVPSISEKKKTSRRKKEEENKSEEAAAFCCSLCHRKFSTKLTLRRHLGTHGGEKPFSCQHCDYSSRLKASLRQHLRTHTGEKPYRCAECPYASIDRSSLLRHSRTHSQDRPYRCPHCDYSSIQKKSLDLHARRHHTGEAFPCQQCEYSSPDRQLLRRHVRRHHAPSQHATL